In Bombus fervidus isolate BK054 chromosome 13, iyBomFerv1, whole genome shotgun sequence, a single genomic region encodes these proteins:
- the LOC139993827 gene encoding uncharacterized protein, with translation MYMRDITCVQAYRKLVNDFGRTVAGRASRGKDHVPASGTVETRAQTSVKIKSVRAVPQDAQERVVPLVVSNSLSEGRVEREGGHEHGPQKGLLDGLAHEQPSSVPGGGSRIDSIETDREKIVEISTEDLGTACGPGQRDVDAGQRTSFTVDEQSNSIVVGQSKACEALRIEDRGGGVTLTETPVLVHQWRHQEAALDLQLIADNGSGVRSKRPRNTSSSADSVVVGEPYERRGVCQAHRQRATGVSGRHHVDGARRNSNRSCRVHGRRRDRSRGKATERHQSQNTRDLTSNEFECSVIRLEQDPILEPVRILGCPPAEGLEISSFLEPAPNYVYPGINVGRLAGNEAACFSLYDPNNIRPKSRAGSIAKILEGPNRAVKDINRKVLAMARAMTPAWSLRLLGVSCGSVVCAWGLLLILSVLGGGASHGTALGNFGLGSLSGTMEEMNSGRCPWLCTCTGQEVDCSQQGLTQIPGDLASLLLAEKL, from the exons ATGTATATGAGGGACATCACGTGCGTTCAAG CATATAGGAAATTGGTAAATGACTTTGGCCGTACTGTCGCTGGACGCGCTTCCCGCGGCAAGGACCACGTACCCGCGTCGGGTACGGTAGAAACTAGGGCACAGACCAGCGTCAAGATAAAGTCAGTGAGAGCGGTGCCCCAGGATGCGCAGGAACGGGTGGTGCCGTTAGTGGTGTCCAACAGCTTGTCGGAGGGGCGCGTAGAACGAGAAGGGGGCCACGAACACGGCCCCCAAAAGGGCCTGCTGGATGGTCTAGCTCACGAGCAGCCATCGTCAGTACCCGGTGGTGGATCGCGGATCGACTCTATAGAGACAGACCGCGAAAAGATCGTCGAGATATCGACGGAGGACCTTGGTACCGCGTGTGGTCCAGGTCAGAGGGACGTGGATGCTGGTCAGAGAACGAGCTTCACGGTGGACGAGCAATCGAACAGTATCGTTGTTGGGCAATCGAAAGCCTGCGAGGCGTTGAGGATCGAGGATCGCGGCGGTGGCGTGACGTTGACGGAGACGCCTGTGTTGGTCCATCAGTGGCGTCATCAGGAGGCAGCGTTGGATCTGCAGTTGATAGCCGACAACGGATCGGGGGTCCGTTCGAAGCGACCGAGAAACACGTCGTCGTCGGCCGATAGCGTGGTCGTTGGTGAACCGTACGAGAGACGAGGAGTGTGTCAGGCGCATAGGCAGCGGGCGACTGGCGTTTCGGGCAGACATCACGTGGACGGCGCGCGAAGGAATTCGAATCGATCGTGTCGGGTTCATGGTCGAAGGAGGGATCGATCGCGAGGAAAAGCCACGGAACGACATCAGAGTCAGAATACACGGGATTTGACGTCAAACGAGTTCGAGTGCTCTGTTATACGATTGGAACAGGATCCTATTCTCGAGCCGGTACGGATACTCGGTTGTCCACCAGCCGAAGGATTGGAAATCTCGTCGTTCTTGGAGCCGGCGCCCAATTACGTTTATCCGGGCATCAACGTCGGTCGGCTGGCGGGCAACGAGGCAGCCTGCTTCAGTCTGTACGATCCGAACAATATTCGGCCGAAGAGCCGGGCCGGGAGCATCGCCAAAATCCTCGAGGGACCTAATCGTGCTGTGAAGGACATTAATCGGAAGGTCTTGGCGATGGCACGTGCCATGACGCCGGCTTGGTCGCTGCGTTTGCTCGGCGTCAGCTGCGGTTCCGTGGTCTGCGCCTGGGGACTTCTGCTGATATTGTCCGTGCTGGGCGGTGGCGCCTCTCATGGTACCGCCCTCGGTAACTTCGGTCTCGGAAGTTTGTCGGGTACGATGGAGGAGATGAACAGTGGTAGATGCCCGTGGTTGTGCACGTGTACCGGTCAAGAGGTCGACTGCTCTCAACAGGGACTCACGCAGATTCCTGGGGACCTGGCCAGCCTTCTTCTCGCCGAAAAACTGTGA